Proteins encoded by one window of Homoserinimonas aerilata:
- a CDS encoding WhiB family transcriptional regulator: MDWRDNAACLTADPELFFPVGNTGPAVDQIEKAKSVCGRCNVTEMCLQYALETNQDSGVWGGLSEDERRALKRRAARARRAS, from the coding sequence TTGGATTGGCGCGATAACGCTGCATGTCTCACGGCCGACCCTGAGCTGTTCTTCCCTGTTGGGAACACCGGCCCGGCTGTCGACCAGATCGAGAAGGCCAAGTCCGTCTGCGGTCGTTGCAATGTGACCGAGATGTGCCTGCAGTACGCGCTCGAGACCAATCAGGACTCCGGCGTCTGGGGCGGCCTCAGCGAAGACGAGCGCCGCGCCCTCAAGCGTCGCGCCGCCCGCGCACGCCGCGCCTCCTGA
- a CDS encoding DUF6716 putative glycosyltransferase, producing the protein MRFLVVGDSDSYIKWGAALASTLGPEWQKQLVVLASPVKPSPAQLEAALAATDFCSADAREVPLAELQQLIEQERPDVVLAALRGPVVRVVARAVRGVLGHRPVLLSGLPGITIPAARKAVTYRSHVDMVVLHSRREVREFSALAAEMGSTQRFGLATLPFIPADAHPAGPAASGSAPAGSAPSGSAPSGTDVIFASQAIVPREREDRLLLLGWLAELARRGPERRVVVKVRAVGGEAQTHAETYDFAELMRELDPPAPSNLVVEGGPMGQHLARAGALVTVSSTAAIEAVAAGIPVLLPNDFGVSPHLINVVFEGSGLFGDSEQLMAGEFHQAAPEWCDDNYLHGREHDSWVGMLDELVAANARATLPWRMARETVVGGGLRRAWDRRKALGTYDHSISGSLAWLVGVPLRAVVRRLRRIRAS; encoded by the coding sequence ACTCGCCTCGACGCTCGGCCCCGAATGGCAGAAGCAGCTCGTCGTGCTCGCCTCCCCGGTGAAGCCCAGCCCGGCGCAGCTTGAGGCGGCGCTCGCGGCGACCGACTTCTGTTCGGCGGATGCGCGCGAGGTGCCGCTGGCCGAGCTGCAGCAGCTCATCGAGCAGGAGCGACCGGATGTCGTGCTCGCCGCCCTGCGCGGCCCCGTCGTGCGCGTGGTCGCCAGAGCCGTGAGGGGTGTGCTCGGCCACCGCCCGGTGCTGCTCAGCGGACTGCCCGGCATCACCATCCCCGCCGCGCGCAAGGCTGTCACCTACCGTTCGCATGTCGACATGGTGGTGCTGCACAGCAGACGTGAGGTGCGCGAGTTCTCGGCGCTCGCCGCGGAGATGGGGTCGACGCAGCGGTTCGGGTTGGCGACGCTTCCGTTCATTCCGGCGGATGCGCATCCGGCCGGTCCTGCGGCGTCTGGCTCTGCGCCGGCCGGTTCTGCGCCATCGGGCTCTGCTCCGTCAGGCACGGATGTGATCTTCGCCTCGCAGGCGATCGTGCCACGCGAGCGGGAGGACCGCCTGCTGCTGCTCGGTTGGCTCGCCGAGCTTGCCCGGCGCGGCCCCGAGCGTCGCGTGGTCGTGAAGGTGCGGGCGGTCGGCGGCGAGGCGCAGACGCACGCCGAGACCTACGACTTCGCCGAGCTGATGCGCGAGCTCGACCCGCCGGCACCCTCCAATCTGGTGGTCGAGGGCGGGCCCATGGGGCAGCATCTGGCCCGGGCGGGTGCGCTCGTCACCGTGAGTTCGACGGCGGCCATCGAGGCCGTTGCTGCGGGCATCCCGGTGCTGTTGCCCAACGATTTCGGCGTCTCCCCGCACCTGATCAATGTGGTATTCGAGGGCAGCGGGCTGTTCGGTGACAGCGAGCAGCTGATGGCGGGCGAGTTCCACCAGGCTGCCCCGGAGTGGTGCGACGACAACTATCTGCACGGTCGCGAGCACGACAGCTGGGTGGGGATGCTCGACGAGCTGGTCGCGGCGAACGCGCGGGCGACGCTGCCATGGCGGATGGCGCGGGAGACGGTCGTCGGCGGCGGCCTGCGCAGGGCGTGGGACAGGCGCAAGGCGCTCGGCACCTACGACCATTCGATCAGTGGTTCACTCGCGTGGCTGGTGGGGGTTCCGCTGCGCGCCGTCGTGCGGCGTCTCAGGCGCATCCGTGCGAGCTAA
- a CDS encoding sensor histidine kinase, with protein MSTLSELVTAQGRSSEADIEWLHQLVGDWQLLADLAFADIVLWVPTPENSFVAVSHARPSSSATLFYRDFVGQEVKPEWIKQVTDAFESGQIVDSSAPDWYEETPTRVRAVPVFRRLAVNSPATTKHPIAVITRHTNLSEARTPSRQELTFNECANELFRMIADGDFPDLAAPTGPRRGAPRASDGLVRLDVDGTVTFASPNGLSAFNRMGFSGELEGESLAEVTTLLLSGKLIIDESLPLVVTGRAPWRTDIEARGVTVTLRAIPIRERGERVGAIVLCRDVTELRHQERELITKDATIREIHHRVKNNLQTVASLLRIQARRSHTDEARESLSQAMRRVEAIAVVHDTLSEGLSQNVDFDVVFERVLLLIAEVASNHNTKVHPTFTGSFGALPSAYATPLALALTELVTNAVEHGLAGREGNVEIEARRDDEVLRVQVRDNGSGLPEGKVGTGLGTQIVRTLIQGELSGTIDWHTLMGSGTEVTIEIPLVWLNRD; from the coding sequence GTGTCGACGCTTTCTGAACTCGTAACCGCCCAGGGCCGCTCCAGCGAGGCCGACATCGAGTGGCTCCATCAGCTCGTCGGTGACTGGCAGCTGCTCGCCGACCTCGCCTTCGCCGACATCGTGCTGTGGGTTCCGACCCCCGAGAACAGTTTCGTGGCAGTCTCGCATGCGCGCCCGTCGAGCTCGGCGACCCTCTTCTACCGTGACTTCGTCGGCCAGGAGGTCAAGCCGGAGTGGATCAAGCAGGTGACGGATGCCTTCGAGAGCGGCCAGATCGTCGACTCCTCAGCCCCCGACTGGTACGAGGAGACGCCAACGCGCGTGCGCGCCGTGCCGGTGTTCCGGCGGCTCGCGGTGAACAGCCCGGCGACGACGAAGCATCCGATCGCCGTCATCACGCGGCACACGAACCTCAGCGAGGCGCGCACACCGAGCCGGCAGGAGCTCACCTTCAACGAGTGCGCGAACGAGCTGTTCCGCATGATCGCCGACGGCGACTTCCCTGACCTGGCGGCTCCGACGGGCCCGCGTCGTGGCGCGCCCCGCGCATCCGATGGTCTTGTTCGGCTCGATGTCGACGGCACCGTCACCTTTGCGAGCCCGAACGGTCTCTCCGCCTTCAACCGCATGGGGTTCTCGGGCGAGCTGGAGGGCGAGTCCCTCGCCGAGGTGACCACGCTGCTGCTCAGCGGCAAGCTCATCATCGACGAGTCGCTGCCGCTTGTGGTGACGGGTCGCGCGCCGTGGCGCACCGACATAGAGGCGCGCGGGGTGACGGTGACGCTGCGGGCGATCCCCATCCGGGAGCGCGGCGAGCGGGTCGGCGCGATCGTGCTGTGCCGCGACGTGACGGAGCTGCGCCACCAGGAGCGCGAACTGATCACGAAGGATGCGACGATCCGCGAGATCCACCACCGGGTGAAGAACAACCTGCAGACTGTGGCGTCGCTTCTGCGCATCCAGGCGCGTCGCTCGCACACCGACGAGGCGCGCGAGTCACTCAGCCAGGCGATGCGCCGCGTCGAGGCGATCGCGGTCGTGCACGACACGCTCAGCGAGGGGCTCAGCCAGAACGTCGACTTCGATGTGGTGTTCGAGCGGGTGCTGCTGCTCATCGCCGAGGTCGCCTCCAACCACAACACGAAGGTGCACCCCACCTTCACCGGCAGCTTCGGCGCGCTGCCGAGCGCCTACGCGACGCCGCTCGCTCTTGCGCTCACCGAGCTGGTGACGAATGCGGTCGAGCATGGGCTCGCCGGCCGCGAAGGCAATGTGGAGATCGAGGCGCGGCGCGACGACGAGGTTCTGCGCGTGCAGGTGCGCGACAACGGCAGCGGTCTGCCCGAGGGCAAGGTGGGCACCGGCCTCGGCACGCAGATCGTGCGCACCCTCATCCAGGGCGAGCTGAGCGGAACGATCGACTGGCACACGCTCATGGGCAGCGGCACCGAGGTCACCATCGAGATCCCGCTCGTGTGGCTCAACCGCGACTGA